The region ATAGAAGGaatagactttgatgaaacttTTGCTCCTGTTGCTCGTCTTGAATCTATCAGGTTGTTGTTGGGAGTAGCATGTTTGCTAAAATTCAGactatatcagatggatgtcaagagtgcattcttgaatggttacttgaatgaagaagtctatgtggaACAGCCTAAAGGGTTTGTAGATCCAAGTTTTCCAGATCATGTATACAGATTGAAAAAGGCTCTGTATGGCTTAAAACAAGCacctagagcatggtatgaaagaTTAACAGAATTTCTGACCAACAATGGTTATGACAAAAGTGGCATTGACAAGACCTTGTTTGTTAAGAAAAATGGCAGTGAACTTATGATagctcaaatttatgttgatgacattgtgTTTGGTGGCATGTCGAACCAGATGGTGGAACAATTTGttgaacaaatgaaatctgagtttgaaatgagtctTGTAGGTGAATTAActtactttctgggacttcaggtAAAACAGATGGAAGATACTTTATTCATTACACAAAGTAAGTATGCTAAGGGGATTGTTAAGAAGTTTGGTCTTGAGAATGCGGGTCACAAAAGAACACCTGCTGCAACTCATATCAAGCTCACAAAGGATGAGAAAGGTACTGATGTGGATCCTAgtttatatagaagcatgattggaagtctttTGTATCTCACTGCCAGCAGACCAGATATTACTTTTGCAGTTGGAGTTTGTGCTAGGTATCAAGCAGAACCAAAGACTAGTCATCTCATTCAAGTGAAAAGGATCATTAAGTATATCAGTGGTACAAGTGATTATGGCATTTTGTACTCTCACAACACTAATTCAGTGTtaacaggttactgtgatgcggattgggctggaagtgctgatgataggaaGAGCACATCAGGTGGATGTTTTTTTCTTGGAAACAATCTAATTtcttggttcagtaaaaagcaaaattgtgtctctctctctacggcagaagctgaatatatagctgctggaagcagttgcactcagttgatgtggatgaaacaaatgttaaaggagtataatgtgcaacaagatgttatgacattgtTTTGTGACAATCTAAGTGCTATCAACATATCCAAAAATCCAATTCAGCACAGCAGAACAAAACATATTGATATTCGTCATCATTTCATCAGGGAGTTGGTTGAAGATGGTACtgttactttggaacatgtcTCAACTGAAAAGCAGTTagcagatatttttaccaaaGCTCTGGATGCCACACAGTTTGAAAATTTGAGACAGTTATTGGGTATCTGCCTATTTGAGGAATTATAGCAATCAAAGGGATTGTGGTGTGCCAACGGCTCTTCTGTCATAACTTTTGAGGCACGCTTAATCCGGAATTTCCATTGTTTCTTGATAACCTCTCCTGCAACCTCCACTGCACAACTTCAAATCTCTGCAACTCACTCCAAAACCGTCCATCCTTTTCTTGAAGACCCGTGTTTCTTTCTTTGTGTCCTCTTCACCATGAGTCAAGATTCTAGCAAGAAACTCACTCCTGAGATGAATGCTTACGGGGTAAAGGTATTGGGTTTGAAATCCAAAACCCCAAAATCTTCAAAGGTTTCAAAatcctctcctcatacctctgaAATCGCAATTGCTCAAGGTATTCCTCAACCATCGTCTGATCcgagtaagatgaaagggaataaGGCTCGATCCAAGTCAGATGCGTCCAAagcaaagaagaagatggtaaCGAGAAGCTCTGAGGCAACCCAGGGAGTAAATTCCGAGGCTGAAATCAACTCAAGTACAGGTGATGATGTTGCTGATCCTTGTATCACTGAAGTGTTGGAAACTCCTCTCAAGGAAGTTTTACATGCAGATGTAGATCCAATTGTTCCATCACCAAGCAATAATCAATCAAGCCACGGTGGTGATTCTGATTGCAACAAGGATTCTGATCATCTTGAGGAAGAGGTAATTGTTCCCAACTCTACTCCCTCTGTTGATAAAGATATGCATGTCGAGGATGTTCAGAATGTCATTGAGAACTCAGAATTTGATGAGGTGTTGCTCAACACCCTTGGTGCTTCTGCTTCTGTTGCTTCAAAGAGGCGAAAGATGACTGTTGTTCGTAAGTACTCTACGCGTTCCTCTTGCAAGAAgttaggtttgggtttgagtgagAACAAGAAGCGCAAGAAGGTCATTATTCTTGATGATGATACTCCAGTTGTACAGAATTTCAAAAGAAAGGTTCACAAAGATAATGCTACTCCTGTTGTTGATGAGACTCCAACTGTGGAGTTGGATAAGACAGATACTGGTTCTGCTGCTCGAAAGCGCAAGATTGGGAAACGAATTCCAGAAAACGTGCCTGCTGCTCCTTTGGATAACATTTCCTTTCACTCTGAAGAAAGTGTTGGTAAGTGGAAGTATGTTTATCAGCGCAGGATTGCTCAAGAGAGGGAATTGACTGGTGAGATTTTGCATTGTCAAGAAATTATGGAACTTATTGAGGCTGCTGGGTTGTTGAAAACTGTTACTGAGATTGGAGGCTGCTATGACAAGTTGGTGAGAGAATTTATTGTGAATATAACTACAAATTGCACTGTGTCTGGGCATCCTGATTTCAGGAAAGTTTTTGTGCGTGGTAGGTGTGTACATTTTTCTCCTGAGATCATTAATCAGTATTTGGGAAGGAGCACTATTGTCACAGGAAATGAAGAGCTGTCCTTGAGTGTTATCACTAATGAACTCACGGCTGGTCAGGTTATGGAATGGCTTGTCAAAGGCTTGTTGTCTTCTACTCATTTGAGTGTAAAGTATGCTATCTTGAATCGCATTGGTGCTGCAAATTGGGCTCCTACCACCCACAACTCAGATATTTCTTCAGGTTTggcaaaattaatttatctgaTTGGTACTAAGGCTCAGTTTGATTTTGGTGAATATGTCTTTGCtcaatgtaagacctggattttcagaacaagttaagtttccgactcacacgtagaaatagtgtaagcgtgacaggagtttgacatttgagaaagattaatgaagaagaaagttcaggaattgcttgaggaatgttgcgtagctgttttcggagttagtgcgagtcgtctgcacacctgccttatggcaagcgtgtccagaataggctatttcgctcttaaagcaacgttttgagtgagatttcgaactctcggaaaatttaaagattctttttatttttccatcgaccagcgtttcatttcggaactctggactgtacgcacgataggtttcacttttcggatgtccgccgacgctaatttctttgcttcgaaaccctattttcgagcaatggatgaagactttttctattcgggacttctaaagaagattccgtccgcgttgccagacttgtttcgacgtttccaatctttcttcagttggaagttttgtcgtttgagcatcacagcaaaaagtagtttttcggggcagattaaccgacaccgcttttgagtttttcgatatcgtttttcccaaatcctagatatttgttttgagttctggaattccgacgccagaatctctcttagaatttctcggtgatcgtgctgcaaaaatcggaatcgcgaaattttcattttcccgcgatttcacccgcctataaatagcgcgaaaaagcaaaatcctctcattttctttccatttgtggctgatttcgtggggagcaaggggggaggggatttccgcgaaaacttgaccaatcttcgtgcagttcgtccctacttctaggtatcgaggtaactatcatgaatcctgcctctgatttctgtttctgctgagtttctgaagtcgtttctgtgctctaagttttgagctttttctaaaattgtccgatttctctgatttctcgcttgggttatgttccttatgttcccctgagtctaaaacctctgtcagtaaactctgattgcgattcagttgtccaggatctgaaaaattgactcaaaactctttttgtctcacatttcgaaactttattgtcgaaaagacttaatatgacttcgtgcctttaggatttgttgtcacggatatcatgaggatcgttgctgtcaaatttgttttcagaactgataactttgaagttttgagcctttattttggaccaaaatgcccctgcgtagtcgtatttcggcccgattgtccgaaaattgttctgacagtttctttgccttagttttaccctaaaactaccttgtaaactgatttgatcgaagaaaaagagccgaagcctttttctccttttggccgtgggtttttcctaaggggaggggagtttttcgttttcgaaaacttgtcctttcgtacctgtttgtcgtattctgaagctttgatgctttgtctatcgtttatgtattgtattgcgatcgaactaatcgattttgtgtggattctgctttgtttttcctccgaggttcagttgaaggaactttggaagtttcaaggcattcctgtgaaggagatttgatttgcgaagctggatcagctcgaggttagggcaacttactatatattagctatgactgcatgataggcgtcgataaattcgacttatgttttatctgatgttgtttttgatgatgagttgatgttatgatgcttttccatacttgtgatgttgtgcttttgttggattgagcgttttgacgcaatttcggagtggagattcattgatctggtgatctttgatatttcgggttggatgaacaaccctaggcaagtccaaatgtggggtttgagacttagccatatgttggaattcttagactttccccgggaaatgtattttgggtggttgatctttgaaaacttagaatgatagagctttgaaaaactaaagacttgggaaacttagactttgagaaataaactcataacttgactaattcgaattgaaacaatttttattaacgtttaagcataggagaactgaaggggaaaatatttacgaaagacggggaaaagtcgactttgttgtgggtttggagagttatcggaattgggggaagccactaaggtgagctatggtgatgattgaaagtcaccgagtactctagtactcttggggattgttgtggagccgtgttgtattgaccgacacctagtgctcttgttgtttgggctgtgttgtattgaccgacactagacccttgtgtattctgtggatggagttgtgttgtattgaccgacacttactccgagttgtgttgtattgaccgacactaactcatgggtttgttgagattgggttgtgagctaaacactttcgtggtaaggacgattcgttgtttggctaaccacgttgcattcaatcgggtgaataacgggaatggttcacctgtgcatatcatggtgaataacgggaatggttcaccttgcattaatgatgaataacgggaatggttcatcattcggtgaataacgggaatggttcaccaaggatgaataacgggaatggttcatccaggatggatttcatccaggatggataacgggaatggtccatccatagtcaaaatgcttcacttgtggcgaacgggaacgcgtcacaaatccggatacatattgtgcatttcacgcatacattcatgctgactgagattgtgtgctgtttgtttattgaagcaatgttagagccataacatgctaggattgtttatatgtatatatatcaacatatatctataccccatatcacatgttgagtgtatatctacttattgctgtgagttgaccctagcgccttggctttgtttgtatgtttgtgtttgggcggtcggcctgctgccagatgtcgatggccgactggtgttcgatggtctctccctcgggggggatcagatatgagcttgtggatcgggatgcccccaccgcttgggtgatcgatgttgtgggtcatcgagcgacgtaccggggaagggtcatggaggaccggactgacgagtgtgaacatctgacgaaagaagttctacgacgcatggagctgagcttcaacttgccgtcttcagttcgccgaggactcggatgtgtgagcagttatgggttggtagagttaggcgggcgtcatatttgtgtagagctctgattcgttttgcttttgggacggggtaggttcccgacgcatggcttttgtgtggttctcttattgagggatcacagtgagtcagtcggactataggagtctttgcttaggccattttgaggccgactttctcccagtggattgtaattataacc is a window of Lotus japonicus ecotype B-129 chromosome 5, LjGifu_v1.2 DNA encoding:
- the LOC130719425 gene encoding uncharacterized protein LOC130719425, producing the protein MSQDSSKKLTPEMNAYGVKVLGLKSKTPKSSKVSKSSPHTSEIAIAQGIPQPSSDPSKMKGNKARSKSDASKAKKKMVTRSSEATQGVNSEAEINSSTGDDVADPCITEVLETPLKEVLHADVDPIVPSPSNNQSSHGGDSDCNKDSDHLEEEVIVPNSTPSVDKDMHVEDVQNVIENSEFDEVLLNTLGASASVASKRRKMTVVRKYSTRSSCKKLGLGLSENKKRKKVIILDDDTPVVQNFKRKVHKDNATPVVDETPTVELDKTDTGSAARKRKIGKRIPENVPAAPLDNISFHSEESVGKWKYVYQRRIAQERELTGEILHCQEIMELIEAAGLLKTVTEIGGCYDKLVREFIVNITTNCTVSGHPDFRKVFVRGRCVHFSPEIINQYLGRSTIVTGNEELSLSVITNELTAGQVMEWLVKGLLSSTHLSVKYAILNRIGAANWAPTTHNSDISSV